The Mauremys mutica isolate MM-2020 ecotype Southern chromosome 1, ASM2049712v1, whole genome shotgun sequence genome has a segment encoding these proteins:
- the IRF5 gene encoding interferon regulatory factor 5, which yields MNAHPRRIRLKPWLIAQVNSNQYPGLQWVNPERKLFCIPWRHATRHVPTQDDENTVFKAWAKETGKYNEGVDEPDPAKWKANLRCALNKSREFKLIYDGTKDTPMQPYKIYEVYEGHQPNGDSLAGDDHTCCLGEEEEELQKLTTLTIADPSQCVEPLPSYVWPKREVLYPNPCGNGSFPPLGAQELLHPDVSAPPPPTAGAFAAGELPAQSPAGSLQNLPPGDVSLQPMEQFIPDLLISPHMLPLTDLELKFHYRGRQASSLTISNPHGCRLFHSSLEPTHEQVELFGPVTLEQVRFPSTEHIPNEKQRFYTHQLLDVMDRGLILELQGQDIYAVRLCQCKVFWTGPCAGERAGPNPIERERKIKLFSLENFLNGLILFQKGQTSTPPPFEIFLCFGEEWPDQKPKEKKLITVQVVPVAARILLEMFSGELSWSADSIRLQISHPDLKDKMVEQFKELHQLWQNQQSLQAPPASNLEPGPGPWAMQASSMQQ from the exons ATGAACGCGCATCCCCGTCGCATCCGCCTGAAGCCCTGGCTTATCGCCCAAGTGAACAGCAACCAGTACCCAGGCCTGCAGTGGGTGAACCCCGAGCGGAAGCTCTTCTGCATCCCCTGGCGCCATGCCACCCGGCACGTCCCCACGCAGGACGACGAGAACACCGTGTTCAAG GCCTGGGCCAAGGAGACCGGCAAGTACAACGAAGGGGTAGATGAGCCGGACCCAGCCAAGTGGAAAGCCAACCTGCGCTGCGCCCTCAACAAGAGCCGCGAGTTCAAGCTGATCTACGACGGCACCAAGGACACGCCCATGCAGCCCTACAAGATCTACGAGGTGTACGAGGGCCACCAGCCCAACGGAG ACTCGCTGGCCGGGGACGATCACACCTGCTGCCtgggcgaggaggaggaggag CTGCAGAAACTGACGACGCTGACGATAGCgg ATCCCAGCCAGTGCGTGGAGCCGCTCCCCTCCTACGTGTGGCCGAAGCGGGAAGTCCTGTATCCCAACCCCTGCGGGAACGGCTCCTTCCCCCCGCTGGGCGCCCAGGAACTCCTCCACCCGGACGTGTCGGCGCCTCCGCCTCCCACCGCCGGCGCCTTCGCAGCAGGGGAGCTGCCCGCCCAGAGCCCCGCCGGGAGCCTGCAGAACCTGCCCCCCGGGGACGTGTCTctgcagcccatggaacagttcATCCCAGACCTGCTCATCAGCCCGCACATGCTGCCAC TGACCGACCTGGAGCTCAAGTTCCACTACCGCGGGCGGCAGGCCAGCTCCCTGACCATCAGCAACCCCCACGGGTGCCGGCTGTTccacagcagcctggagcccacgCACGAGCAGGTGGAGCTCTTCGGGCCCGTGACGCTGGAGCAGGTGCGCTtccccagcaccgagcacatCCCCAACGAGAAGCAGCGCTTCTACACCCACCAGCTGCTGGACGTCATGGACCGGGGCCTGATcctggagctgcagggccaggacATCTACGCCGTCCGGCTGTGCCAGTGCAAGGTCTTCTGGACGGGGCCCTGCGCCGGCGAGCGGGCCGGCCCCAACCCCATCGAGCGCGAGAGGAAGATCAAACTCTTCAGCCTGGAGAACTTCCTCAACG GGCTCATCCTGTTCCAGAAGGGCCAGACCAGCACGCCGCCCCCCTTCGAAATCTTCCTCTGCTTCGGGGAGGAGTGGCCGGACCAGAAGCCGAAGGAGAAGAAACTGATCACCGTCCAG GTCGTGCCAGTGGCCGCCCGGATCCTGCTGGAGATGTTCTCTGGGGAGCTCTCCTGGTCGGCAGACAGCATCCGCCTACAGATCTCCCATCCGGACCTGAAAGACAAGATGGTGGAGCAGTTCAAGGAGCTGCATCAGCTCTGGCAAAACCAGCAGAGCCTGCAGGCCCCCCCGGCCTCGAACCTGGAGCCAGGCCCAGGCCCTTGGGCAATGCAGGCCAGCAGCATGCAGCAGTGA